ACATCATGGTCGCGACGAAGACGTTGATCAGAAGGCGCATAGGCTCCATTCTTGCAGGACTGGCTCCTGTTTCGGCGGCGTCATAATGATGAAGTTCGACTTTTCGGTCAACGAGAAGGCCCTAGTTTCCAGTGAAGGACGTCCAGGAGTCAGCTACGAAATCGTGTTGACTCGGAGGTTCAGAGCGATTTTCTGCCGAAAAACTGAAGATTTCTTCGAACAAAGGGAGGCCCTGACGTCCGGAAAGAAGAAGCGCGCCCGTTCCATATCGCTCTTGTTCGACGGCATTGTCTTCGCCCGAAACGAAGGGTGCGCTCCCGTGTCTTGGAAAAGGCCAATGCTTCGGCTATCGTCGCCGCCTTCCTCGCAGCTATCGTGGCTTCACACGCTCGTAGGTGGTTAGAAGTGACAACGGCCGGCATCGCGGGCCGAAAGGCGGCGGAGACCCACCCCGAGGAGTTTGCCAATGCCGACGACGAAGCGCCGACTCTCGCGATCAACGCCCGCTTCGGATTAAACGGACTGAAGGCGGAGCATAACGGGCGCGAGCCGCATGGATCTAACGTCAGGCTTGGCCCAGGCGGAAGCTTGAACAAGGCGGGCAATTCCCGGTTCCAAGTGTTTGCCGCTCATTCCATCCTGAATCTGGCGTGGCAGGTCGTGCAGGTCTGGAGCATGAGGTGGAACGCATGTTCCGCCGGCATCGCCAAGAGTGCCTGCTCGGTGCTGACGTGAGTGCCGAGCGGCCCGCCGCCCATGGCCTCGCCCGGCCTCATCCGCATGCCGGCCGTAATCGGTCCCGGATTCTTCTCCGCGGCGGCGTCGAGCGCGACGGCGTAGTCGCGCAAGTCGTTGGCAATGCGGTCGAACCGCTCTCGTTCCTCGAGGATGTTCGGCTTGGCCTTCGACTGCGTGCTGACGGCCTCCGAGGCGAAATGTCCGGAGAGAACGGCGCCGGACTTGTCGCGGATGACATCGGCTGCCAGTCGGAACTCGGCGGCCTTGTAGCTCGTCGGATCTTTGAACATGCCGGCGATCGTCTTCGCTGCGGCTGCCATGGCCTTCATGTCCGCCTGCCGGACGGCGACGACGTCCTCCGCAGCCGTCGACGAGATGGCAGTCAGGACTGCTCCCGCGAAGGAGAGCAGTCCGAGTCTTTTCCAATGATTGACCTGCCTCATCGACCCGCCGCCGTCACTAATCGAATTCCATTATGCGTGCAACGGATATCAGTTGCCATCTGGGCAGGAAGAGGGCGAATGCCCTCCTCCGGTCAGGCCGCCATCTTGCGGCAGCTCTCGGCACAGCGGCGGCAGGCGTCGACGCAGCTCTGCATGTCGCCGATCCGTTCGCAGTCGTCGGCGCACTGGGCGCAGATTTCGGCGCATTCCCGGCAGACATGCTTGTGGTGCTCCGAGCCGATCAGCATGAAATGCGCAGAGGTCCGGCAGATCTCCGCGCAGACCATCATCAGCTTGAAGTGCGGGGGCTTCGTGTGCTCCCCGCCGAGTTCCAGACAATGGCCCATCGCCATTGACAGACATTCGCTATAGCAGGCTAGGCAGTTCTCGATGCAGGCCTTCATTTCAGTCGACATGTGATGCATGGCTCAATCTCCTAATTGGCTTCCTTGTCGACCCACTTGGACATCTCCTCGATCTCCTTTTTCTGGGCTTCGATGACCTTCCGGGCCATCTGCTTGGCCTCGTCGTTGTCGCCGTACTTGAGCTCAGCCTCCGACATGCTGATCGCGCCTATGTGGTGGGCGATCATGCCGCAGACGAAGGAGACGTCGGCGTCCTTCTTCATCATTCCCTGCATCATGTTCATGCCCATGTTCTTCATGCCTTCCATCGATGCCTTCTGGTAGTCGGTCATTTCTCCCATCTGCATGCCCGCCGCCGACATGTCCGTCTTCGGCATGTCCATGCCATGGGACTTGCATTTCTCCGGATAGGCCATCGTCGACTGAGCAGACGCGCCGGACGGAAGGATTACGAAGGAGGCAGCGGCGGTCGCCATGGACAGGGCAACGTTGGTGAACGTCTTCATGTTTCGATCTCCGAAATTTGGTTGAGGATGGTCTGTCTCAGCCTTGCGGAGATCGGGGCGGCGGATCGATCGCGCGGATCAGCAGCAGCGACCGATGCACGGATGGCATCCTTTCATGCGGCCCCGGCTCGAAGCGCGGAGCCGCGAGCCCGGCAGAGTCCGGAAGGATCGGACAGCAGTGCACTGGCGAGCAGCACGCACTCTGCTGCCCGCATGCGGGTTCGGCGGAGCGATGATGCTCCGCGGCGACAGCACAGTGCTGGCTCTGAGGGGCGGCCGGCTCCGCGCTCATGCCGAATGGATTCGCCATCACCAGTAGCGCGACTGCGACGATCTGAGCGTAGCGAGATATTCTCCCAAGTATCATTCGGCTGGTTTTCCCTTCCGTCATAGAACCGAAGGGCAGCAGAAATGTTCCGAGGACCGGTGATCTGGGCGGTGCCCAGATCGAGAAAACGTTAACCGCCTTCGGCTAGTCTGCGTTTCTCACGTGGGAGGGATCGATGAAAGGCGGCTATTCGCTCGCCCAGATAGGACTTCACTGGCTGGTCGCCCTCCTGGTGCCGCTGCAGTACCTGACGGGCGGCAGCATCGAGAGAACCCACAACGCCGTGCACATGGGCATGGGGCCGTCGTACTGGGACACCGTTCAGCACCACCTTCACAACTACGCTGGAATGGCGATCGGTCTGCTGATGGGCATGCGTCTGGTTTTCCGTCTCGTGCAGCCGCCCCACGGAAGCGCACCCGGCACGTGGACCGGGCGGGCCGCAACAGTGCTTCATCATGCGTTCTATGCTGCGATAATCGCGCAGGCCTGCATGGGATTCGTCGCCAGCTACTTCTGGTTCGGAATTGCGCCGTATCATGTCGCGGGGTCGAGGATCATCCTGGCGATGGTCGCGCTGCACCTCGCCGCGGCGGCCTGGCACACGCTCATCGCCCGTGACGCGACAGTCGATCGGATGGTCTTCCCGCGCGGGAAGCCGTCAGCCCACGAACTGCAAAGTGGCCAGCGTTAAAACGACATAGCGGCCCGTCTTGGCGACGAACACGATGATGGTGAACGGAAGCAGCGGCTCCCGGAGCACTCCGGCGACAACCGTGAGAGCGTCTCCAAAGACCGGCATCCAGGAAAGCAGCAGCGTCCACTTTCCGTATTTCCTGTACCAGCGGGACGAACGTTCCAGCGCCTCCTCCCGGCCGGAAACCATCGTCGATCCCGAAACCTTTCGAGGCCCCGGCCGAGGAACCAATTGACGATGCTTCCAAGCGTGTTTCCGACGCGGGCGACGGCGAGCAGAACCAGGACGGAGAATTTGCCTGTGAGAAGAAGGCCGACCAGCACGGGCTCCGACTGCATCGGCAGTATCGTCGCCGCCCCAAGGGCGGCAGTGAAAAGGCCTGTGTAGGATGCAAGATCGATCATCATCAAAAATGAACAGCCCGTATTGACCTTGCCAGCGTTGGAAGCCCTAGCTGTGCACAACGTGATGTTCGCGCCACATAAAGGACTCGAACATCGACGAGACATAGCTCCCTAATTGAAATCGCGCTGCTTTGCATGTAGCTCGTTTGGGAATGGACAGAATGTACCGAATCACAGTGAGCAGGCTGCTCTTGATGATGCGGCTGGTGATCATCGTATCACTGGCGGGGTACTCGCTGTCGAACGCCAACGCCGCGATGCATGGCTCCTTGTTTCCCGAGATCAAAATCGTGTCCACGGACGTGATGCCTTCCCATGAAGGTCACGACATGGCGGCGGTTGCCGATCACGATCATTCGCATGGCGGCATGTCTCATAATGGCGATGGCGCGTCGAAGCTCGTCAAGCAGGAATGCTGCAAGGACTTCTGCGGCGGCTTTGGCATCATCTGCGAGGGCCCCGACGTCGGCGGACCCGTCGTGACCTCGATCCGGCAGTTCGCCGACGACCGTACGACCCTCGGCGAACTGCCGGATCTCCACCGTCCCCCGAATATCTGATTAGAGACGCACCCGCTTGACCGGGTCCAGTCGGTCGCCTGCCTGCATCTTGGCGGGCGCCTCCGTAGGCTATCTCTTTTTCGGAAATTCATAATGAAACCCTCGCTTTTCGTGGTGGGGCTGCCGCTTGTTGTTGGCGGCTGCGCATCCACGCTTCCTCCCGACGTGGTGGCATCCTCCGCCGCGATCGAACAGCCTTCCGCCCGCCCGGTGGCATTCCGGTCGCCGATCTCGGGCTACGTCGCCAGGCAGCCCGTCGATCCCAAGCCGTGGCGCAGACAGAACGATCTGCAGTCTCCCGCGAAAGGAGACGGCTCATGATCGGCCTTAAGAAATTGACAACGGTGCTGGCATTCCCGCTGGTACTGAGCGGCTGCGTCACAGGCACCGAGTACTCCGGCAAAGAGGCGGGCTTTACCACCGTTTCCAACAAGACCGCCATTGCCACGGCGAAGCAGACCGTCTGGATCCAGAACCAGAGCCAGGCCAGGTCGGCGTCGGCGCAGGTCAAAAGCCTGCTTGTTCAAAAGAAGTCCCTCGATGTGGAGACGGCGGTCCAGATCGCCCTCCTTAACAACAAGGGCCTGCAGGCGGCCTACGCCGATCTCGGCGACAGCGCGGCGGATGCCTGGCAGTCGACGATGTTCATCAACCCGACCGTCTCCATCGGCACGACGGGCATGGGCACCCCGGAACTGGAGGCGTTCAAGACCATCGAGGGGATGATCACCACCAACATCCTGGCGCTCGCGACCAAAAACAGGGACATCGCGATCGCCGACACCCGCTTTAGCCAGGCGCAGTTGACTGCGGCGGTGAGAACGCTGCAGGTCGCCGCCGATACGCGGCGTGCCTGGATCGGCGCGGTGGCGGCCTGGGAGAGCGTCGGGCAGCTCCAGCGTGCCCAGGCGGCGGCGGATGCAGCCTCGGAACTCGCTGAAAAGCTGGGCGAGACAGGCGCGATGACCAAGGGCGCCCAGGCCCGCGAGCATGTGTTCGTCGCCGAACTCGCCGGAGAGACGGCGAAGGCCCGCCTGGCTGCGCGGCTCGCCAAGGAGGAGCTGACGCGGCTCATGGGTCTATGGGGCTCCGACCTTGATTACCAGGTTCCAAACAGCCTGCCGTCCCTACCGAAATCCGTGGTCAAACGGGACACTATCGAGGCCGAGGCTCTGAGGAACCGGATCGACCTCCAGGTCGCGAAGCTCGAACTCGAAGCCACCGCCAGGTCCTACGGACTGACGGAAGCGACACGCTATGTCACCGATCTCGAGATCCTGACCGGCTTTGAAACGGAACGGGAAATCGAGGACGACGAAAAGAAGACAAGGACAACCGCCCAGGTCGAGCTGGAGTTTGTCATCCCGATCTTCGATACCGGAAAGGCCCGGATGCGCAAGGCCGAGGTGGCGTACATGCGCGCCGCGAACCAGCTTGCGGAGAAGGCGGTCAACGTCCGCTCGGAGGCGCGCTCCGCCTACGAGGCATATCGCTCGAACTACGACATCGCCCGGCATTACCGCAATAATGTCGTGCCGCTGCGCACCAAGGTCGAGGAGCAATCCCTGCTGACCTACAACGGCATGATCACCAACACCTTCGAGCTGCTGACCGACACGCGCGACAAGATCAACTCCATCCTGCTCTCCGTCAACGCGAAGCGCGACTTCTGGCTCGCCGAAGCCAATCTTGCGCCCGCGATCTATGGCGGCGGAGCGTCGAACGCGTCAGCAGAAACAGAAGTCGCCGCTGCTTTCGAAAGCAGCGGTAGCGGCGGCCATTGAGAAAGGACCTCACCATGTTCAACAGACGACAACTGTTCGGAGCAAGCGCGGCCCTGCTGGCGGCGGGCGCCTGGACGAAGACCTCGGCCATGGCCCTCCCCGACGCGCCGACAATGGACTCGGCAGACATGCAGCCGCCGCTCCACCCGACCTCGGGACCGGACTACCAGCCGGTCGTCACCCTTAACGGCTGGACCCTGCCCCACCGGATGAACAATGGCGTCAAGGAGTTCCACCTCGTCGCCGAGCCGGTCGAACGCGAGATGGCCGACGGGATGACAGCCTATCTCTGGGGATACAATGGGCAGTCTCCAGGTCCGACGATCGAGGCGGTCGAAGGCGACCGGGTGCGCATCTTCGTCACCAACAAGCTGCCGGAACACACGACCATCCACTGGCACGGCATGATCCTGCCATCGGGCATGGATGGTGTCGGCGGACTGACGCAGCCTCATATCCCAGTCGGCAAGACCTATGTCTACGAGTTCGACCTCGTGAAGTCCGGCACCTTCATGTATCACCCGCATTCCGACGAGATGGTGCAGATGGCCATGGGCATGATGGGCTTCTTCGTCGTCCATCCCAAGGATCCGAAGTTCATGCGGGTCGACCGCGACTTCGTCTTCCTGCTCAACGCCTATGACATCGATCCCGGCTCCTATGTGCCGCGCATCATGGAGATGACCGACTTCAACATGTGGTGCTGGAACAGCCGCGTGTTTCCGGACATCAGCCCGCTGGTCGTGTCGAAGAACGACAGGGTGCGCGTGCGCGTCGGCAATCTGACGATGACCAACCACCCCGTCCACATGCATGGGTACGACTTCGAGGTGACATGCACGGACGGCGGCTGGGTGCGGCCGGAAGCGCGATGGCCGGAGGTCAGCATCGACATCCCGGTCGGGGCGATGCGGGCCTACGAGTTCGACGCGAAGTATCCTGGCGATTGGGCGATCCACTGCCACAAGTCGCATCACACTATGAACGCGATGGGTCACGACATTCCGACCTTCATTGGAGCTGACAAGTCGAAGGTGGCTGAGAAAATCCGGAAGCTGCAACCGGAATACATGCCCATGGGCACCAAGGGCATGGCCGACATGGGCGAAATGGAAATGCCCATTCCCGACAACACCGTCCCAATGATGACCGGGTGGGGCAAGTACGGCCCCATCGAAATGGGCGGCATGTTCTCGGTCGTGAAGGTCCGCGAGGGCATCTCGGCGGACGACTACTCCGATCCGGGCTGGTACGAAAACCCGCCCGGAACGCAGGCCTGGGAGTGGACCGGCGAACTGCCCGACGCGACCAAGGCCAAAGACGCAAAGACGCAGATCACCCCGCAGCCGGTCAAAGGATGACGGCTCGACACCTCCCAACCGCAAAGGAACTGAAATGAAGAAACTCGTAATCGCAGCCGTGCTCGCGGCGCTAGCAACCCCGGCGCTCGCTTCCGGCAATCACCCCGGCGGCCATGGCGAGAAGATGGCCATCGGAGAGCCAGGCGACAAGGCGAAGGCCACGCAGACTATCCGCGTCACGATGAAGGAGACCGACGACGGCAAGATGCTGTTCACTCCTGCCGTCTTCAACGTCCGCAAGGGGCAGACGGTCAAGATCGCCATCAAGAATGCCGGAACGGTCGACCACGAGTTCGTGCTCGATCAGGAAGACAAGATCCTGGAGCACAAGAAGGTCATGGAGAAGTTCCCGGAAATGGAACACGCCGATCCCAATTCCATCCGCCTCCCGGCCGGTCAATCCGGCGAGATCGTCTGGAAGTTCACCACCGACGGCGCGTTCAAGTTCGCCTGCCTGATTCCCGGCCACTACGAAGCAGGCATGCACGGCGACGTCACCGTCGCTGGAAAGTAATCGAAACCAAGGAGACAAAGAGATGAAGATCGCTATGAAACTCGGCCTTGCCGTTCTGCTTTCGGCCAGCGCGGCCTTCGGCGCGTTCGCCCAGGAATTCACCAAGGGTGCGGTCACCAAGGTCGACGCCAAGGCGAAGAAGGTCACCATCAAGCATGAAGACCTGAAGAACCTCGACATGCCCGCGATGACGATGGTCTTCCGTGTGGACGACTCGGCTCTTCTCGAAAAGCTGAAGGAAGGATCGAACGTCGAGTTCGTTGCCGAACGCGTGAATGGCAAGCTGACTGTCACCCAGGTGAAATAATCCTGGTGGGTGGCCGGGCTCCAGGGGTCCGGCCTACCCGCTCCTGACCAATCCGAAGCCTCAAATCAGTTCAATGGATTATATGACACCATTTGGAGAAGGAGATGCTGCCCGCGAGATTCGTTCTACTTCGCTGCGGTTTGTCGTCCTTCTGATCCTCTTCGCCAATCTGGTCTTCGGCGACGGCCAGTCCAGCTTCGCAACCCACATGAGCGTAGCCCTGGTGTATCTGGGCATCAGCGTCGCGTCGATCATCACCGCCACATGTTTCCCAGGACGAGATAATCTGAAGGCAGGCTTTGTCGCGCTCGATGCGGTGCTGGTGGTCGTCGTTCTCTATGAACACATCCTGGCCAGCCCGATCACCGACAACCACAATCTCACGACATCCAGCCTGGTCGTTGCATTCATTCTTCTCAATCATATAGCACTCAAGCTCGACCACCGTCTGATCGTGCTGTTCTCGAGCACCGTGGTGGCGTGCTGGCTTATGATGCTGGCGATCATGGCCTACCGACACCATGCAAATGCGGCCGGTTCGCTGCTGGGTAATTTCTTCAGCCAGGACCTGGTTCTGGCCAGCAGCTTCGATTCACGGCGCTGGCAGTTTATCTGCTCTTGCTGGAGCACGACCGCACGCGCAGGCATGCACTGAAGATCGAGGAGCGGCGCATGAACCTGTCGAGGTTCTTTTCACCGACCGTCGTTTCAGATCTGCAGGATGCGAGCGCAGTTCTCGACCTTGAACGTCGAGACGCGGCGATCATGTTCGTCGACATCAGGGACTTCACCAGCTATTCCGAAATCGCCGATCCCCGCGAGTTTGCGCGTGTCCTGGCGGAGTATCGTCGGATCGTCGCGGGCACCGTATTTGCCTATCGCGGCACGGTCGACAAGTTTATCGGCGATGGCGTGATGGCGGTGTTCGGGCAACCGAAGCCGCAGCCCGACGACGCCACCCGGGCCTTGGCATGCGCCTTGGAACTGACCACGGCACTCGACGACTGGCGCCTTTCCAATTCCAAACGCGGCAGTCCGGCATTGGCAACAGGTGTGGGCCTTCACTTCGGCACGGTCATCGGGGGCGTCCTTGAAAGCGGCTTCCATGACGAGTTCACCGTCATCGGCGACGCAGTGAACGTCGCTCAAAGGCTTGAGGCGCTGGCGAAGTCCCTGGCAGTCCCTCTGGTTGTCTCCGACGATCTGTTGCGCAGGATCCCCGGCGAATTGAACGGCAGCCACTGGTATCGACAGCAGGCGGTCAAGCTCGCCGGACGTCGCGAGCCGATCGACATCGCTTACATTCGCGGGAGCTCCACCCCCAGGGCGCGAACGAATGATGTTTATGAAGCCGGCGGCATACAGAGCGACTTCCAGGTTCTCTTACCAACTATGCCCTGCGCCCGCCCATCGGAGAGGTAATCCTTGCGGTCGACGAAAACCCGGGCGGGCTGACACTTGACCCGCCTTGGATCGATCGAGCTTTTTCGCACTGCCGCTCAGGAAACCGGAGCGTTGCAGAGCGCTGCCCAGAGATCATGCTTCCAGTCACCGCCGGATGCCATGGAAACATCAACGGGATAGTCAACGGCGCTAATCCTCACCATCGCGGGCGCAGCGCAGCGCACACTTGCTTCATGCCGTCCGCCGTCGCGATAGAGGACGGCCCCCCACGGTCGGCTTCCGAGAGCGTGATGATGGCGTCGAAATCGAAAGCGGAATAGCGGGAAGGTCTTCCCTCAGCGATACTGAGGCTCACGGATCCGCCATCGCCGAACGAGGCGGTATGAAACACAGCCTGGCCGGAAGCGAAAGATATCGACGTCGGCACGATGCACAGGATCAGAGTCAAAAGAATTCGGCGCATTTCCGCCTCCCACGGTCAATGCAGCGCAATTATCCTAGCACATCCGCGGGCGCACCGCGATCAACGCGATGCCAGGATCGCCTCCCTACATGGGATGAAGAATCCTCGAACAGGCCCCTGCTTTTGTGCTCAAGACACTGAGGACGAACGCCTTCAACAGTTCGCCTGTGCCTTCAACGTCCGATTTCTCAGTTCAACATGGTTCAGCTAGTGTCTTCGATGATTTCGCTACCGTCATGGGTGGGCAGGGATCGATTCCTCGCCCTCGTGATTGAACGTCGCGGTCGCCCTGAAGCTTGCTGTCTCGAATGCCGTTGCAGGTGGGAGTTGGCGAAGTTCCAATGGCGCGGCCGATAGTGTCAAAGCAATTGGTGCCGACAAAAATCAATCGCCATAAGCCATCCCCGAGCGCCGACATAATTCAATACTATTGATGTTATCCATAAACTCTATTCGTTTGAATGATGGGTTCCCCAAGCCCATATTTGCAACATGGACATGACGAACCTCCCATCGATGACCATGTCCCTGACCAGGAAAGGAACTGGAAAATGACCACGCTCACCTATCGCGGTGGCGGCAAGCCCTTCACCTCCGGCGCAAGCCGCTTTGATCTGGTAAATTATGCCCACAGGCTCGTACTTGCCTGGACACGCTGGCGGACCGCCCGCGAAATCGAAGCCATGCCGTTCGACATCCGCAAGGACATTGGCTGGCCGAGCACGGACGACAGCAAGCACCGGACCATGTAATGAATGCGACATTTCTCCCGAAATGAGGGCGGCGTCTGCCTTACGCAGCGCCGCCTTTTTCGCGTCCGCTGTCTCGTTCCCAGACGTTTTCAGGCCTGAATTTCAGTTGCCTGTAAGTCTCTTTTCCACCCTGCCCGCGGTCCCGCCTCCGGCTCGGCCGGTCAAATCCCGGTCAATGTCGCATATTTGCTCTTCACGGCCGCATTTTTCCATGCGAGTGTCGCTTTCAGGACATCGGCGCGACGCATTCCGCGCAACGAATATGTCATCGTCCCTCGAGCATGGATTTCGCTATGAACAGGATGCAGATCAAGAAGCGTTCGCTGGTCTTCTTTATGGTACCGCAATTCACCATGCTGCCCTTCTCGGCGGCGGTGGACACCTTGCGCATCGCCAATCGCATGCTCGGCTACCAGGCCTATACTTGGCGGCTCGCCTCCGTAGATGGAGAAAAGGTCTATTCTTCCCGCGGCATAGGCATCGAGGCGAATTCCTCGCTTGCCGAGGAGCGCCGTCATCTCGGCGGTGAAAACCGGCCCGGCATGGTGCTCGTCTGTTCCGGCATCGATATCGAAGAGTTCAACAACAAGTCGGTCAATGCCTGGCTGCGTGAATGCTACAATCGCGGCGTCGCGGTCGGCAGTCTCTGTACGGGAGCGCATGTGCTTGCGCAGGCCGGTCTTCTGAACGGCAAGCGCTGCGCCATCCACTGGGAGAACCTGCCCGGCTTTTCTGAAGCCTTCCCGCAGGCGGAGGTCTATGCCGACCTCTACGAGGTCGACGGCAATCTCTATACCTGCGCCGGCGGCACTGCCTCGCTCGATATGATGCTGAACCTGATCGGCGAGGATTTCGGCGAAAGCCTAGTCAACCGCATCTGCGAACAGCACCTGACCGACCGCGTGCGCAACCCGCACGACCGCCAGCGCCTGCCGCTGCGCGCCCGTCTCGGCGTGCAGAACGCCAAGGTCCTGTCCATCATCGAGCTGATGGAAGGCAATCTCGCCGAGCCGCTGTCGCTGATCGAGATCGCCGATGGCGCCGGTCTCTCCCGCCGCCAGATCGAACGGCTGTTCCGCCAGGAGATGGGCCGTTCGCCGGCCCGCTACTATCTGGAAATCCGACTTGACCGCGCACGCCACCTGCTGGTGCAGTCCTCGATGCCCGTCGTCGAGGTCGCCGTCGCCTGCGGCTTCGTCTCGGCCTCGCATTTCTCCAAGTGTTATCGCGAACTCTACCACCGCTCACCGCAGCAGGAACGCGCCGAGCGCAAGATGACCATGGCGACGGCAAGGCAGGCTGTTGCGGCTTGAGGCGGCCGCAACACAAGGATCTGACCGTTCCTTCGTCATGCTCGGGATTATCCCGAGCATCTAACTACAGGTTGATGCGGCATCAGATCCTCGGCACAAGGCCGAGGATGACGACCAGTGGTGACAGGCCACCCTACTGCGCCGCCTCCTCCGTCATCTTGGCGTCGGAATAGACCTGATTGCGGCCCCTGTGTTTGGCCATGTAGAGGAATTGGTCGGCGGCGTTCAAATAATTCTCGAAGGTCTCGTAGCCGCCGATCTCGGCAATGCCGATCGAAATCGTGACGCCGAGGTCCTCGTCGTCGGCGGTGACCTTCAACCGCGATATATCCGAGCGGATCTCATCGCAAAGCTTGGTCGCAGCAGCCGAGTCCATCTGCGGGAAGAGGATGGCGAATTCTTCGCCGCCAAGTCGCGAGAGAAGATTGTCGCTGCCTTCGAAGATCGTAAACAGCCGGTTCGCGACCGCCTTCAGCACCTTGTCGCCGATCTCGTGGCCATAGGTATCGTTCAGGCGCTTGAAATGATCGATATCGAGGATGGCGACTGAACTCGGCACTTTCAGCCGCAGGCATTCGTTCACCAGCTTCGGGCCGTTGTCGTAGAAGTAACGGCGGTTATAGAGGCCGGTCAGGTAGTCGCATGCCGCCGCTGCCCTCAACTGCCGCATCTGCGCCAGCGTCTCGGCATTGTTGGCA
This DNA window, taken from Rhizobium etli CFN 42, encodes the following:
- a CDS encoding cytochrome c; translated protein: MRQVNHWKRLGLLSFAGAVLTAISSTAAEDVVAVRQADMKAMAAAAKTIAGMFKDPTSYKAAEFRLAADVIRDKSGAVLSGHFASEAVSTQSKAKPNILEERERFDRIANDLRDYAVALDAAAEKNPGPITAGMRMRPGEAMGGGPLGTHVSTEQALLAMPAEHAFHLMLQTCTTCHARFRME
- a CDS encoding four-helix bundle copper-binding protein, with the protein product MHHMSTEMKACIENCLACYSECLSMAMGHCLELGGEHTKPPHFKLMMVCAEICRTSAHFMLIGSEHHKHVCRECAEICAQCADDCERIGDMQSCVDACRRCAESCRKMAA
- a CDS encoding DUF305 domain-containing protein; amino-acid sequence: MKTFTNVALSMATAAASFVILPSGASAQSTMAYPEKCKSHGMDMPKTDMSAAGMQMGEMTDYQKASMEGMKNMGMNMMQGMMKKDADVSFVCGMIAHHIGAISMSEAELKYGDNDEAKQMARKVIEAQKKEIEEMSKWVDKEAN
- a CDS encoding cytochrome b encodes the protein MKGGYSLAQIGLHWLVALLVPLQYLTGGSIERTHNAVHMGMGPSYWDTVQHHLHNYAGMAIGLLMGMRLVFRLVQPPHGSAPGTWTGRAATVLHHAFYAAIIAQACMGFVASYFWFGIAPYHVAGSRIILAMVALHLAAAAWHTLIARDATVDRMVFPRGKPSAHELQSGQR
- a CDS encoding TolC family protein; translation: MIGLKKLTTVLAFPLVLSGCVTGTEYSGKEAGFTTVSNKTAIATAKQTVWIQNQSQARSASAQVKSLLVQKKSLDVETAVQIALLNNKGLQAAYADLGDSAADAWQSTMFINPTVSIGTTGMGTPELEAFKTIEGMITTNILALATKNRDIAIADTRFSQAQLTAAVRTLQVAADTRRAWIGAVAAWESVGQLQRAQAAADAASELAEKLGETGAMTKGAQAREHVFVAELAGETAKARLAARLAKEELTRLMGLWGSDLDYQVPNSLPSLPKSVVKRDTIEAEALRNRIDLQVAKLELEATARSYGLTEATRYVTDLEILTGFETEREIEDDEKKTRTTAQVELEFVIPIFDTGKARMRKAEVAYMRAANQLAEKAVNVRSEARSAYEAYRSNYDIARHYRNNVVPLRTKVEEQSLLTYNGMITNTFELLTDTRDKINSILLSVNAKRDFWLAEANLAPAIYGGGASNASAETEVAAAFESSGSGGH
- a CDS encoding multicopper oxidase family protein; translated protein: MFNRRQLFGASAALLAAGAWTKTSAMALPDAPTMDSADMQPPLHPTSGPDYQPVVTLNGWTLPHRMNNGVKEFHLVAEPVEREMADGMTAYLWGYNGQSPGPTIEAVEGDRVRIFVTNKLPEHTTIHWHGMILPSGMDGVGGLTQPHIPVGKTYVYEFDLVKSGTFMYHPHSDEMVQMAMGMMGFFVVHPKDPKFMRVDRDFVFLLNAYDIDPGSYVPRIMEMTDFNMWCWNSRVFPDISPLVVSKNDRVRVRVGNLTMTNHPVHMHGYDFEVTCTDGGWVRPEARWPEVSIDIPVGAMRAYEFDAKYPGDWAIHCHKSHHTMNAMGHDIPTFIGADKSKVAEKIRKLQPEYMPMGTKGMADMGEMEMPIPDNTVPMMTGWGKYGPIEMGGMFSVVKVREGISADDYSDPGWYENPPGTQAWEWTGELPDATKAKDAKTQITPQPVKG
- a CDS encoding cupredoxin domain-containing protein; amino-acid sequence: MKKLVIAAVLAALATPALASGNHPGGHGEKMAIGEPGDKAKATQTIRVTMKETDDGKMLFTPAVFNVRKGQTVKIAIKNAGTVDHEFVLDQEDKILEHKKVMEKFPEMEHADPNSIRLPAGQSGEIVWKFTTDGAFKFACLIPGHYEAGMHGDVTVAGK
- a CDS encoding copper-binding protein, which encodes MKIAMKLGLAVLLSASAAFGAFAQEFTKGAVTKVDAKAKKVTIKHEDLKNLDMPAMTMVFRVDDSALLEKLKEGSNVEFVAERVNGKLTVTQVK
- a CDS encoding division plane positioning ATPase MipZ; protein product: MDYMTPFGEGDAAREIRSTSLRFVVLLILFANLVFGDGQSSFATHMSVALVYLGISVASIITATCFPGRDNLKAGFVALDAVLVVVVLYEHILASPITDNHNLTTSSLVVAFILLNHIALKLDHRLIVLFSSTVVACWLMMLAIMAYRHHANAAGSLLGNFFSQDLVLASSFDSRRWQFICSCWSTTARAGMH
- a CDS encoding adenylate/guanylate cyclase domain-containing protein codes for the protein MNLSRFFSPTVVSDLQDASAVLDLERRDAAIMFVDIRDFTSYSEIADPREFARVLAEYRRIVAGTVFAYRGTVDKFIGDGVMAVFGQPKPQPDDATRALACALELTTALDDWRLSNSKRGSPALATGVGLHFGTVIGGVLESGFHDEFTVIGDAVNVAQRLEALAKSLAVPLVVSDDLLRRIPGELNGSHWYRQQAVKLAGRREPIDIAYIRGSSTPRARTNDVYEAGGIQSDFQVLLPTMPCARPSER
- a CDS encoding GlxA family transcriptional regulator, giving the protein MNRMQIKKRSLVFFMVPQFTMLPFSAAVDTLRIANRMLGYQAYTWRLASVDGEKVYSSRGIGIEANSSLAEERRHLGGENRPGMVLVCSGIDIEEFNNKSVNAWLRECYNRGVAVGSLCTGAHVLAQAGLLNGKRCAIHWENLPGFSEAFPQAEVYADLYEVDGNLYTCAGGTASLDMMLNLIGEDFGESLVNRICEQHLTDRVRNPHDRQRLPLRARLGVQNAKVLSIIELMEGNLAEPLSLIEIADGAGLSRRQIERLFRQEMGRSPARYYLEIRLDRARHLLVQSSMPVVEVAVACGFVSASHFSKCYRELYHRSPQQERAERKMTMATARQAVAA